A stretch of Triticum aestivum cultivar Chinese Spring chromosome 1D, IWGSC CS RefSeq v2.1, whole genome shotgun sequence DNA encodes these proteins:
- the LOC123160629 gene encoding auxin response factor 3-like, producing the protein MATGGRGGGLFSGVAGLAPRTGKASPWVPQVDAMRVGLQSLTSTSASTGVTYSNRCSNAYSTCCATKPEALPVETTSTDMPVDSFRRPTASEFIVPYWKFLKSLNRPFCIGMRFKIQYRSQDVNERRSRMITGINEVDPIRWTGSKWKSLLVRWEDGTDCNSQNRPSPWEIEIVGGSVSISQFLSKSSSKGTKLCPRGNLDVSK; encoded by the exons ATGGCCACGGGTGGTCGTGGCGGCGGCCTCTTCAGCGGCGTCGCCGGACTAGCTCCACGCACGGGGAAGGCATCTCCATGGGTTCCCCAAG TTGATGCTATGAGGGTAGGACTCCAAAGTCTGACAAGCACTTCGGCTTCAACCGGAGTCACGTACAGCAATAGGTGCTCCAATGCATATTCGACTTGTTGTGCTACAAAGCCAGAAGCGCTACCAGTGGAAACAACCTCAACGGATATGCCTGTTGATTCCTTCAGGAG GCCTACTGCATCCGAATTTATTGTTCCGTATTGGAAATTCCTGAAGAGCTTGAATCGTCCATTTTGTATTGGAATGAGATTTAAGATTCAGTACAGGAGTCAAGATGTTAATGAGAG GCGATCTAGAATGATTACAGGTATTAATGAAGTAGACCCTATTAGGTGGACTGGTTCAAAATGGAAAAGCCTGCTG GTAAGATGGGAGGATGGCACAGACTGTAACAGCCAAAATAGACCATCTCCATGGGAGATCGAGATAGTTGGTGGCTCAGTCTCCATTTCCCAGTTTCTGTCAAAATCCAGTTCTAAAGGAACTAAACTGTGCCCTCGGGGCAATTTAGACGTCTCAAAGTAA